One Candidatus Desulfarcum epimagneticum genomic region harbors:
- the pyrH gene encoding uridylate kinase (Evidence 2a : Function from experimental evidences in other organisms; PubMedId : 1447125, 169229, 7711027, 9457846, 9677289; Product type e : enzyme): MAKPRYKRILLKLSGEALMGDQEFGISLSVIKDVADEIASVVAMGVEVAIVVGGGNIFRGISAASHDMDRSSADQMGMLATVINSLALQDALDKKSVTTRVLSAISIHEVAEPFIVRRALRHLEKGRVVIFAAGTGNPYFTTDTAAALRAMESHAEILLKATKVDGVYDSDPVTHEEAGFIKETRYMEVLEKRLHIMDMTAISLAMTNQLPILVFNLTRRGNIKRVVLGEDIGTLIH; encoded by the coding sequence TTGGCCAAACCCAGGTACAAACGCATTCTTTTGAAATTGAGCGGCGAAGCCCTCATGGGGGACCAGGAGTTCGGCATCAGCCTGTCGGTCATTAAAGACGTGGCCGATGAGATCGCCTCGGTGGTCGCTATGGGGGTGGAGGTGGCCATCGTGGTGGGCGGGGGGAACATATTTCGCGGAATTTCAGCCGCCTCCCACGACATGGACCGTTCTTCCGCCGACCAGATGGGCATGCTGGCCACCGTGATCAACAGTCTGGCGCTCCAGGACGCCCTGGATAAAAAGAGTGTGACCACACGGGTCCTGTCCGCCATATCCATCCATGAGGTGGCCGAGCCCTTCATCGTCAGAAGGGCGCTTCGCCATCTTGAAAAAGGGCGGGTGGTGATATTCGCCGCCGGAACGGGGAACCCCTACTTCACCACCGACACGGCCGCCGCGCTCCGGGCCATGGAGTCGCATGCCGAGATTCTTTTAAAGGCCACAAAAGTGGACGGGGTGTACGACTCCGATCCCGTGACCCACGAGGAAGCCGGCTTTATCAAAGAGACCCGTTACATGGAGGTCCTTGAAAAGCGGCTCCATATCATGGACATGACGGCCATCTCCCTGGCCATGACCAACCAGCTTCCCATCCTGGTTTTCAACCTGACCCGGAGGGGAAACATCAAACGGGTGGTTCTGGGCGAGGACATCGGGACCCTGATCCACTGA
- the tsf gene encoding Elongation factor Ts, whose amino-acid sequence MSNVSAEMVKQLRKKTGAGIMDCKEALSQCDGDMDKSVDFLRKKGLATAAKRAGREMAEGTICSYIHTGGKIGVMVEVGCETDFVAKNDDFMAFAKNIAMHIAATDPMGISAEDVPEETRDREKAIYRAQALEMGKPEKMLDKIVDGKLNKFFKDNCLLTQAYVRDPSLAVEDLLNELIGKMGEKIAIKRFARFSVGD is encoded by the coding sequence ATGTCGAATGTCAGCGCGGAGATGGTGAAACAACTGCGAAAGAAAACCGGCGCGGGAATCATGGACTGCAAGGAGGCCCTTTCCCAGTGCGACGGTGATATGGATAAATCGGTGGACTTTTTGCGCAAAAAAGGTCTGGCCACGGCCGCCAAGAGAGCGGGCCGGGAAATGGCCGAGGGAACCATCTGCTCATACATCCACACCGGCGGCAAGATCGGGGTCATGGTGGAGGTGGGCTGCGAGACCGATTTTGTGGCGAAAAACGATGATTTCATGGCCTTTGCCAAAAACATCGCCATGCACATCGCGGCCACCGATCCCATGGGAATCTCGGCGGAGGATGTGCCGGAGGAGACCCGGGACCGGGAAAAGGCGATATACCGGGCCCAGGCGCTTGAAATGGGCAAACCTGAAAAAATGCTGGACAAGATCGTGGATGGAAAGCTCAATAAATTTTTCAAGGACAACTGCCTTTTGACCCAGGCCTATGTCCGGGACCCGTCTTTGGCTGTGGAGGATCTGCTCAATGAACTCATCGGAAAGATGGGGGAAAAGATCGCCATCAAACGTTTCGCACGATTCAGCGTGGGGGACTGA
- the rpsB gene encoding 30S ribosomal protein S2: MARITMKELLEAGVHFGHQTKRWNPKMKPYIFGARNGIYIIDLQKTVRLFKAAADFITDTVASGKSILFVGTKKQSRESIYEEANRSEMFYVHNRWLGGMLTNFQTIRKSINRLNHLNDIENDGSINLYTKKERLKLDKEKNKLDGNLGGIRYMDDLPGAIFVVDPRNESIAVREGIRLNIPIVAIVDTNCDPDEIDYVIPGNDDAIRAIRLISSRIADACVEGKEIYEERKQAASDKKNVEDEKKKKPMSVDLKPGERKIISDGTDGPVIEIIKRAAAEPEPAAEAEAKADESAAAPDAAPAEPEAEAKPPEEEKKAEQPEA, translated from the coding sequence CTCGAATCACCATGAAGGAACTGCTGGAAGCCGGCGTTCATTTCGGTCATCAGACCAAGAGATGGAACCCCAAGATGAAACCCTATATCTTCGGCGCCCGAAACGGCATCTATATCATTGACCTTCAAAAAACCGTCCGGCTTTTCAAGGCCGCCGCCGATTTCATCACCGACACCGTGGCGTCGGGAAAATCCATTCTTTTTGTGGGAACCAAGAAACAGTCCCGGGAATCGATTTATGAAGAGGCCAACCGGTCTGAAATGTTTTATGTCCACAACCGCTGGCTGGGGGGAATGCTGACCAACTTCCAGACCATCCGAAAAAGCATCAACCGGCTCAACCACCTGAATGATATTGAAAACGACGGCTCCATCAATCTCTACACCAAAAAAGAGCGTTTAAAGCTGGACAAAGAGAAGAACAAACTCGACGGCAACCTGGGGGGAATCCGCTATATGGACGATCTGCCCGGCGCCATATTTGTCGTGGATCCCCGGAATGAATCCATCGCGGTCCGGGAGGGAATTCGGCTCAACATCCCCATCGTGGCCATTGTGGACACCAACTGCGACCCGGATGAGATTGACTATGTGATACCCGGAAACGACGACGCCATCCGCGCCATCCGCCTGATCTCATCCCGGATCGCCGACGCCTGCGTCGAAGGCAAAGAGATCTATGAGGAGCGAAAACAGGCGGCCTCGGACAAGAAAAACGTGGAGGATGAAAAGAAGAAAAAGCCCATGAGCGTGGATTTAAAGCCCGGTGAGCGCAAAATCATTTCAGACGGAACCGACGGACCGGTGATCGAGATCATCAAGCGGGCCGCCGCAGAGCCGGAGCCGGCCGCAGAGGCTGAGGCCAAGGCCGATGAGAGCGCCGCGGCGCCGGATGCCGCCCCCGCCGAGCCGGAGGCGGAGGCAAAACCCCCGGAGGAAGAGAAGAAAGCGGAGCAGCCGGAGGCGTAA